A window of Diabrotica virgifera virgifera chromosome 9, PGI_DIABVI_V3a contains these coding sequences:
- the LOC126891115 gene encoding uncharacterized protein LOC126891115 encodes MNSIKKKSTKRQLELMLEFLRRNRIVLTSKTKPLEPKKLTQLWQQFALEANAIDDGPNKTGEQWRHVFNEWKTNVKRKSRKTAAQIGGTGGGPNTQTPLTDIEEQLLEIISHIHLGDPKIMDTFDFQEENDNEPGPSSSSGLQPIDTLFDVPYISSDTPIGKRLFY; translated from the exons ATGAATTCCATTAAGAAAAAGTCCACAAAAAGGCAATTGGAACTAATGTTGGAGTTTTTACGAAGAAATCGAATTGTTCTCACCAGCAAAACAAAGCCACTCGAGCCCAAAAAACTGACACAATTGTGGCAGCAATTTGCTTTAGAAGCAAATGCAATAGATGATGGCCCTAACAAAACAGGGGAACAATGGAGACAT GTGTTCAACGAGTGGAAAACGAATGTCAAACGGAAAAGCAGGAAAACTGCTGCCCAAATTGGTGGCACGGGGGGAGGTCCAAATACCCAAACGCCCTTAACTGACATTGAGGAGCAACTGTTGGAAATAATTTCCCATATCCATCTTGGTGATCCAAAAATTATGGACACTTTTGATTTTCAAG AAGAAAATGATAATGAACCTGGGCCATCATCTTCATCTGGGCTTCAACCAATTG ATACATTATTTGATGTCCCATATATTTCAAGTGATACTCCAATCGGTAAGAGATTGTTTTATTAG